One Candidatus Culexarchaeum yellowstonense genomic region harbors:
- the infB gene encoding translation initiation factor IF-2: MSNPRIRQPIVCVLGHVDAGKTSLLDKIRGTAVALREPGTMTQHIGASFIPQSALKKICGELLSAMRIELDFPGLLFIDTPGHEIFVNLRRRGGSIADIAVLVIDITKGFQNQTYEAIEILKSRKTSFVVAANKVDKIPGWKPSPDSPILSSIKKQNASVIRALEDLQQKIIFELYRLGFNADRFDKIRDFSKTIPVVPTSAKTGEGIPELLMILVGLSQRFMRERLRFVQGPAKGVVLEVREERGLGLSLDTIIYDGIIRRGDMIVVGGLEKPLVSRVRALLLPKPLDEMRSPEDKFIEVDEVSAAAGVKIVAPDIEGAIAGAPLFVVEDPSKLDNIVSLVREEVSSIKFSRDVNGVILKADTLGSLEALTSYLENLKIPVKIADIGPVSKRDVVEASIVSQSDPYRGVILAFNVKVLPEAELEAARLKVRIFQNVIIYRLVEEYVNWFTQMISMEREKKFESLIFPGKIRIIPGCVFRRSEPIIVGVDIVAGKIMPGYVLIKDDGKIVGEILQIQDKGKVLKEATKGMQVAISIKSNMMVGRHINENDILYVNVPSEHIGVFLKEFTDKLSEEEINLLEEISKIKRGER, from the coding sequence AAAACTTCATTATTAGATAAGATTAGGGGTACTGCAGTAGCTTTGAGAGAACCTGGAACTATGACTCAACATATTGGGGCAAGCTTTATACCACAATCAGCATTAAAGAAAATTTGCGGGGAGCTTCTAAGCGCAATGCGTATTGAATTGGATTTTCCTGGTCTACTTTTCATAGATACGCCTGGTCATGAGATCTTTGTGAATTTGAGACGTAGAGGGGGGTCAATTGCCGATATTGCAGTGCTTGTTATTGATATTACAAAAGGATTTCAAAATCAAACTTATGAGGCTATTGAAATTTTGAAGTCTAGAAAAACTTCTTTTGTAGTAGCTGCGAACAAGGTTGATAAAATACCTGGATGGAAACCATCCCCCGATTCACCAATACTTTCCAGTATTAAGAAGCAGAATGCCTCAGTTATTAGAGCATTGGAAGATCTTCAACAAAAGATTATTTTCGAGCTTTATCGACTTGGCTTTAATGCAGATAGATTTGATAAAATTAGAGATTTTTCTAAGACCATCCCCGTAGTCCCCACAAGTGCCAAAACCGGTGAAGGAATTCCTGAGCTTTTAATGATCCTTGTAGGCTTGTCACAGCGATTTATGCGTGAACGTCTTAGATTTGTTCAAGGTCCTGCTAAAGGCGTTGTTCTTGAGGTCCGCGAGGAACGTGGTTTAGGTTTAAGTCTTGATACTATAATCTACGATGGCATAATTAGGCGTGGAGACATGATTGTTGTTGGTGGTTTGGAAAAACCCTTGGTTAGTAGGGTAAGAGCATTATTGTTGCCTAAGCCGTTAGATGAAATGCGTTCTCCGGAGGATAAGTTTATTGAGGTGGATGAGGTTTCCGCTGCTGCTGGTGTAAAAATAGTAGCGCCAGACATAGAAGGAGCCATTGCTGGCGCGCCATTATTTGTTGTTGAAGATCCATCAAAATTGGATAACATAGTATCACTTGTTAGAGAAGAGGTTTCTTCCATAAAGTTTTCTAGAGATGTTAATGGGGTAATATTGAAAGCTGATACCCTTGGCTCTTTAGAAGCTTTAACAAGCTACTTAGAAAACCTTAAAATTCCTGTTAAAATTGCCGATATAGGACCTGTTTCTAAGAGGGATGTCGTTGAAGCATCCATTGTAAGTCAATCCGATCCCTATAGGGGGGTTATATTAGCGTTTAATGTAAAGGTTCTACCTGAGGCTGAATTGGAGGCTGCAAGATTGAAGGTTAGAATTTTCCAAAATGTAATCATATACAGGTTGGTGGAAGAATACGTCAATTGGTTCACACAAATGATTTCTATGGAGAGAGAAAAGAAGTTTGAATCCCTCATTTTCCCAGGTAAAATTAGAATAATTCCTGGATGTGTATTTAGAAGAAGTGAACCTATAATAGTCGGGGTAGACATTGTTGCTGGTAAAATTATGCCAGGCTATGTATTAATTAAAGATGATGGTAAAATAGTTGGTGAAATTCTACAAATTCAAGATAAAGGTAAAGTTTTGAAAGAAGCTACTAAAGGTATGCAAGTTGCAATTTCTATAAAGAGTAATATGATGGTGGGAAGACATATAAATGAGAACGATATTCTTTATGTAAATGTCCCCTCGGAACATATTGGGGTGTTCCTCAAAGAGTTTACCGATAAACTTTCGGAGGAGGAGATAAATTTGTTAGAGGAGATATCAAAAATTAAAAGAGGTGAGAGGTAG
- a CDS encoding 30S ribosomal protein S3ae, with translation MASRVRDKWRMKKAYKVLASTAFGSSEIGVTLADDESKLYNRVVETSLSDLIGDFSFLHIKLYFQIVEVSDSTCKTIFKGHELSRDYIRSLIRRGTTLVDGIFNVTTKDGYTLRVTVVAITRHRAKTSQAKLIRKISREILTSKASELSFDEFVQQMVLGKIASDIYNSAKKIYPLKKVEVSKSKLISKPVAEQAELAVSQSSVQQKS, from the coding sequence TTGGCTTCGAGAGTTCGTGATAAATGGCGTATGAAGAAAGCCTACAAAGTACTTGCCTCTACAGCTTTTGGGTCAAGTGAGATTGGTGTGACATTAGCTGATGATGAATCAAAATTATATAATAGGGTTGTTGAAACTTCTTTGAGCGACTTGATTGGAGACTTCTCATTTCTCCATATAAAGTTGTATTTTCAAATAGTTGAAGTGTCTGATTCCACATGTAAAACCATATTTAAAGGTCATGAACTTTCACGGGATTATATTCGTAGCTTAATACGTAGAGGAACAACTTTGGTGGATGGAATTTTTAACGTTACAACGAAGGATGGTTACACTTTAAGGGTTACCGTTGTAGCAATAACTAGGCATAGAGCAAAAACTTCTCAAGCTAAGCTCATCAGGAAAATCAGTAGGGAGATATTGACGTCGAAGGCTTCTGAGCTGAGCTTTGACGAATTTGTTCAACAAATGGTTTTAGGGAAGATAGCATCAGACATATACAATTCTGCAAAGAAGATTTATCCTTTAAAAAAGGTTGAAGTAAGTAAAAGTAAGTTGATTTCTAAACCTGTTGCAGAGCAAGCTGAATTGGCAGTGTCTCAATCTTCGGTGCAGCAAAAATCTTAG
- a CDS encoding translation initiation factor IF-2 subunit gamma: protein MEYKQPECNIGTTGHVDHGKTTLVQALTGVWTARHSEELKRGLTLKLGYADATIRKCPKCPPPQCYTTKPKCPICGSDTVILRRISFVDCPGHEMLMATMLAGATLMDGALMVIDATQPCPQPQTREHLIALEIIGVKNIVIAQNKVEIATREDLLKNYNEILRFIKGTIAEGAPIIPISALHGINIDVLLEAIEEYIPTPVRDESKPARMFVARSFDVNKPGTDFDKLSGGVIGGSIVQGKLTVGDEIEISPGLIIEHNGKIENRPLYTRVVSLKSGETPVKVARPGGLVGVGTTLDPSLTKADALVGNVLGLPGTLPPVWYEFSFEPHLLEWVVGLKEPQKVEPLKVKEQLMINSGTATTLGTVTSISRGYVHVSLRRPICAEVNSRIAISRRIGGRWRLIGYGFIKG, encoded by the coding sequence TTGGAGTATAAACAACCTGAATGTAATATTGGCACTACTGGTCATGTGGATCATGGTAAAACAACCCTCGTTCAGGCATTAACTGGAGTTTGGACTGCAAGACATAGTGAGGAGTTAAAGAGAGGGTTAACTTTAAAGTTGGGTTATGCGGATGCAACTATAAGGAAATGCCCAAAATGTCCTCCTCCTCAATGCTACACTACAAAACCTAAATGTCCAATATGCGGTTCAGATACCGTAATTTTAAGAAGGATTTCCTTTGTGGACTGCCCGGGACATGAAATGCTTATGGCAACCATGCTTGCTGGTGCTACGTTGATGGATGGAGCTTTAATGGTTATTGATGCTACACAGCCATGTCCGCAACCTCAAACGCGTGAACATCTAATAGCACTTGAAATAATTGGAGTGAAGAATATAGTCATAGCTCAGAATAAAGTTGAAATAGCTACTCGTGAAGATTTACTTAAAAATTATAATGAAATTTTAAGATTTATTAAAGGGACAATAGCTGAAGGCGCTCCAATAATACCTATATCCGCCTTACATGGGATTAACATAGATGTATTGCTTGAAGCAATCGAAGAATATATTCCAACTCCAGTTCGAGATGAATCAAAACCTGCAAGAATGTTTGTTGCAAGATCCTTTGATGTGAACAAACCTGGAACTGATTTCGATAAGCTATCGGGCGGAGTTATTGGGGGGTCTATAGTTCAAGGGAAATTGACAGTTGGTGATGAAATTGAAATAAGCCCTGGATTAATCATTGAACATAATGGTAAAATTGAAAATAGACCTTTATATACACGCGTAGTTAGCTTGAAGAGTGGTGAAACGCCTGTTAAGGTGGCTCGACCTGGAGGTCTTGTTGGTGTTGGAACTACACTAGATCCCTCATTGACAAAGGCAGATGCTCTTGTTGGAAACGTTTTAGGTTTACCGGGGACTCTACCACCAGTGTGGTATGAATTTTCATTCGAGCCTCACCTGTTAGAATGGGTTGTTGGATTAAAAGAGCCTCAAAAAGTTGAACCGTTAAAAGTTAAAGAACAATTAATGATAAATTCTGGGACTGCTACAACACTTGGCACAGTTACTTCGATTTCAAGGGGATACGTACACGTTTCATTGAGGAGGCCGATATGTGCAGAGGTTAATTCCAGGATTGCCATTAGTCGGAGGATAGGTGGAAGATGGAGACTAATAGGATATGGGTTTATTAAAGGTTAG
- a CDS encoding Kae1-associated serine/threonine protein kinase, with product MKLIKKGAEAELYLIDWFGYKAVKKVRISKNYRIQSLDIFLRNYRTLNEAKMLINVKRANVPVPAVFDVNLEEFSIIMEFIDGKLLKDLIPQLNDKQLDEIFTNLGCIVGRLHENGFFHGDLTTSNVILVDKNIFLIDFGLGGSSQEIESFGVDVHLMLRALESTHHEISKKCFEYFKNGYSSTFDKSKEVFGKVLEIRRRGRYVIERRVKADINSLRI from the coding sequence ATGAAGTTAATAAAGAAGGGTGCTGAGGCAGAGTTATACCTAATAGACTGGTTTGGTTATAAAGCTGTAAAGAAGGTTCGCATCTCAAAAAATTACAGAATACAATCGCTAGACATTTTTCTACGAAATTACAGAACCTTGAATGAGGCTAAAATGCTAATAAACGTTAAAAGAGCTAATGTACCTGTCCCCGCAGTTTTTGATGTTAATTTGGAGGAATTTTCAATAATTATGGAGTTTATCGATGGGAAGTTATTAAAGGATTTAATCCCGCAACTAAATGATAAACAGTTAGATGAAATTTTTACAAATCTTGGATGCATTGTCGGTAGACTCCATGAAAATGGATTTTTCCACGGGGATTTAACTACATCAAATGTCATTCTTGTTGATAAAAACATTTTCTTAATAGACTTTGGTTTAGGTGGATCTTCACAGGAAATAGAATCCTTTGGGGTTGACGTCCATTTAATGTTGAGAGCCTTGGAGAGTACACATCACGAAATATCTAAAAAATGTTTTGAATACTTTAAGAATGGGTATAGTAGCACGTTTGATAAAAGTAAGGAAGTATTTGGCAAAGTCTTAGAGATAAGGAGGAGGGGTCGATATGTCATCGAGAGAAGAGTTAAAGCAGACATCAATTCTCTTCGTATCTAA
- the kae1 gene encoding N(6)-L-threonylcarbamoyladenine synthase Kae1, translated as MLILGIECTAHTFGCGIANSNGEILANVNSEYIPISGGIHPREAARHHASVAALVIRDALRNAGKSISEIDGFAVSLGPGLGPCLRVGATVARALSLYYNKPLIPVNHCVAHIEIARLTCKVDDPLVVYVSGGNTIISAFSDGKYRVFGETLDIALGNCLDTFARYIGLPHPGGPHIERLASKESNYINLPYVVKGQDMSFSGLLTMAIRKFKDGIALEDLCFSLQETAFSMVCEVTERALVHTGKDAILLTGGVAANKRLRIMMESIAKEHGVVFKAVPMEYARDNGAMIAWTGVLSLMHNVTITVEDSFIRPRWRLDAVDIPWRVSAHEVNKEGC; from the coding sequence ATGCTTATCTTAGGGATAGAATGCACTGCTCATACCTTTGGCTGTGGTATTGCTAATTCTAATGGTGAAATACTTGCAAATGTGAACTCTGAATACATTCCTATAAGTGGCGGTATACATCCAAGGGAAGCTGCCCGTCATCATGCATCCGTGGCTGCATTGGTAATACGTGATGCCCTGAGAAACGCGGGGAAAAGTATTAGTGAAATAGATGGTTTTGCAGTGTCTCTAGGTCCCGGTTTAGGTCCATGTTTAAGGGTTGGAGCAACAGTTGCAAGGGCTTTATCATTATATTATAATAAGCCTTTAATTCCAGTAAACCATTGTGTGGCGCACATAGAGATTGCGAGATTAACATGTAAAGTTGATGACCCTCTAGTTGTTTACGTATCTGGTGGAAACACCATAATTTCAGCCTTCTCAGATGGTAAGTATAGAGTTTTTGGTGAAACTCTTGATATAGCATTAGGTAACTGTTTAGATACATTTGCAAGGTATATCGGCTTACCTCATCCTGGAGGTCCCCATATAGAAAGGTTGGCTTCGAAGGAGTCAAATTACATTAACTTGCCTTATGTGGTTAAAGGGCAGGACATGTCCTTTTCTGGATTACTTACAATGGCAATTAGAAAGTTTAAGGATGGTATTGCACTTGAGGATTTATGTTTCAGTCTTCAAGAAACTGCCTTTTCTATGGTGTGCGAAGTTACTGAACGTGCATTGGTTCATACGGGTAAAGATGCAATCCTCCTGACTGGTGGTGTGGCAGCTAATAAGCGATTGAGAATTATGATGGAATCTATAGCTAAAGAGCATGGTGTAGTTTTTAAAGCTGTTCCAATGGAGTATGCAAGGGATAATGGTGCCATGATAGCATGGACCGGGGTATTATCACTTATGCATAATGTCACAATAACTGTAGAGGATAGTTTTATTCGCCCAAGGTGGAGACTTGATGCAGTTGATATCCCTTGGAGGGTGAGTGCGCATGAAGTTAATAAAGAAGGGTGCTGA
- a CDS encoding XTP/dITP diphosphatase, with amino-acid sequence MSSREELKQTSILFVSKNKNKFIEASHILSSFNIKLEWAPFSKLEIQSSSLSDIALFAARNAFESIKKPLIVEDDGLFIKALKGFPGPFSSYIYSTIGLNGILRLMDGIDDRECFFESAVAFCGQNINKVFVGRVYGEISRIIRGSSGFGFDPIFIPKGENLTFAEMPLNYKCSISHRAVALKDFARWFLKNFKYYL; translated from the coding sequence ATGTCATCGAGAGAAGAGTTAAAGCAGACATCAATTCTCTTCGTATCTAAAAATAAGAATAAATTCATAGAAGCATCCCATATTCTCAGTTCCTTTAATATAAAATTGGAGTGGGCTCCATTCTCTAAACTGGAAATACAATCCTCCTCATTATCTGACATTGCTTTATTTGCAGCTAGAAACGCTTTTGAGAGCATAAAAAAGCCGTTAATCGTTGAAGATGATGGATTATTCATAAAAGCTCTAAAAGGTTTTCCAGGGCCATTCTCCTCATACATATACAGTACTATTGGTCTTAATGGAATACTTAGGCTAATGGATGGTATTGATGATAGGGAATGCTTCTTTGAGTCTGCAGTGGCTTTTTGTGGTCAAAATATAAACAAGGTTTTTGTGGGTAGAGTTTATGGTGAAATTTCCAGGATTATTAGAGGGTCATCTGGGTTCGGTTTTGATCCAATATTTATACCTAAAGGTGAAAACTTGACGTTCGCAGAAATGCCATTAAACTATAAGTGCTCCATAAGTCATAGAGCCGTCGCTCTGAAGGATTTTGCAAGATGGTTTCTAAAAAATTTTAAATACTATTTGTAA
- a CDS encoding 30S ribosomal protein S15, with protein sequence MKRSKEKGKSHSTRPAGMEAPKWVNYKPEDVENLVVNLARRGFSPSMIGIILRDQYGIPLVKTVCGKTITEILRENNLLPNIPEDLGNLIKRAEKVKRHLEEHPKDKSSRRGLQLIESKIWRLIKYYKAKGMLPKDWKYEFGGLKTVKLR encoded by the coding sequence TTGAAGCGAAGTAAGGAAAAGGGTAAGTCTCATTCAACAAGGCCTGCTGGGATGGAGGCCCCTAAGTGGGTTAACTACAAACCGGAAGATGTTGAAAATTTAGTGGTAAACTTAGCTAGGAGGGGATTTTCACCATCTATGATCGGTATAATTTTACGTGATCAGTACGGTATACCACTAGTTAAAACGGTGTGCGGTAAGACAATTACTGAAATATTACGTGAAAACAATTTGCTACCAAATATTCCTGAAGATTTGGGCAATTTAATTAAGAGGGCTGAGAAGGTTAAGAGGCATCTTGAAGAGCATCCAAAGGATAAGTCTAGTAGACGTGGACTTCAGCTCATTGAGTCAAAAATATGGCGACTTATAAAGTATTATAAGGCTAAAGGTATGCTTCCAAAAGATTGGAAATATGAATTTGGTGGGCTTAAAACAGTAAAACTTAGATAA
- a CDS encoding 30S ribosomal protein S24e, producing the protein MYSGMEIEVVNKRENKLLNRVELDIVIKHTDSGTPSRMSVREAIASKFNVALDNVYVIKLFSEYGIPVSKGHVHIYNSKDYALQIEPEYIIKRNTGSTGSTQQNA; encoded by the coding sequence GTGTATTCAGGGATGGAGATTGAAGTCGTTAATAAAAGGGAGAATAAGCTTCTGAATAGGGTGGAGCTAGATATTGTAATTAAGCATACGGACTCTGGCACGCCAAGTAGGATGAGCGTTAGAGAAGCTATTGCCTCAAAATTTAATGTTGCATTAGATAATGTGTATGTGATAAAGCTTTTCTCAGAATATGGTATTCCAGTAAGTAAGGGGCATGTACACATATATAACTCAAAGGATTACGCACTTCAAATAGAGCCTGAATACATAATTAAGAGAAACACTGGTTCTACTGGTTCCACTCAGCAAAATGCGTAA
- a CDS encoding DHH family phosphoesterase encodes MSFDDIVPHEFIEHINNVASRIVEWAKDGILFNVYTHLDADGLAAGGIFASILKDLGAPFKVRILNQLTDNIISQMGSHENCIVVLLDFGSGQRDLLEKSLKVPCLIIDHHQPKISLHNNNDNNITEVNPHHFGIDGSTQVSSSGLSYLVARTVSEKNVVHSTTAIVGALGDRQDCGDKASLIGLNKIFVEEAINNKLLNVKIGLKLFGFESRPIVKSLEYTIDPFIPGLSGDFDACMNFLKSIGVPPVDENGNFRSMSDLSSDELRKLIIEIVKYMLNHGITSDVAEGMIGTNYILIKEASDSCLRDAREFSSVLNACGRMGNPSYGIALCMGIRGAIVQRAFEVASKYRKEISRMLSWFQDNRDKLKSLQYVQYIHLENNVDERLLSTFASILSSSRAVSMDKPLVCFAFTKSGKIKVSCRADRNLIKRGINLGLASKIAAESVGGIGGGHDVASGAEIPLNSEEAFLKVFDDVIGKQVSGASHE; translated from the coding sequence ATGTCATTTGATGATATAGTTCCACATGAGTTCATTGAACATATAAACAATGTTGCGAGTAGAATCGTTGAGTGGGCTAAAGATGGTATTCTATTTAATGTATACACTCACTTAGATGCTGATGGTTTGGCAGCTGGTGGAATATTTGCATCTATACTTAAAGATCTTGGAGCCCCATTTAAAGTTAGAATTCTCAATCAATTAACTGATAATATCATATCTCAAATGGGGTCTCATGAAAACTGTATTGTGGTCCTCCTAGATTTTGGAAGTGGTCAAAGAGATCTATTGGAGAAATCACTAAAAGTTCCATGCTTAATAATTGATCATCATCAACCCAAAATTTCACTACACAATAATAATGATAATAACATAACTGAAGTTAACCCTCATCACTTCGGAATCGATGGTTCTACGCAAGTAAGTTCTTCAGGCTTATCGTACTTAGTGGCTAGGACGGTAAGTGAAAAGAATGTCGTTCACTCAACAACAGCTATTGTGGGGGCTCTTGGTGATAGACAAGATTGCGGTGATAAGGCTAGCTTGATTGGCTTAAATAAAATTTTTGTTGAAGAAGCAATTAATAATAAACTTTTAAATGTAAAGATCGGTTTGAAACTTTTCGGTTTTGAATCAAGGCCAATAGTTAAAAGTTTAGAGTATACCATTGACCCATTCATTCCAGGTTTAAGTGGAGATTTTGATGCTTGTATGAATTTCTTGAAAAGTATTGGTGTTCCTCCAGTTGATGAGAATGGTAATTTTCGAAGTATGTCAGATTTGTCCAGCGATGAATTACGCAAATTAATCATTGAGATAGTTAAGTACATGTTGAATCATGGCATCACCAGTGATGTTGCTGAAGGAATGATCGGAACAAACTATATATTGATTAAAGAGGCTTCGGATTCATGTTTAAGGGACGCTAGAGAATTTTCATCTGTTTTAAATGCTTGTGGTAGGATGGGAAACCCAAGCTATGGCATTGCCTTGTGTATGGGGATTAGGGGGGCGATTGTGCAGAGAGCTTTTGAAGTTGCAAGTAAGTATCGTAAGGAGATTTCAAGGATGTTAAGCTGGTTTCAAGATAACAGAGATAAACTTAAGTCCCTCCAATATGTACAATACATACATCTTGAAAATAATGTTGATGAAAGATTATTGAGCACATTTGCTTCCATTCTTTCTTCGTCGAGAGCGGTGTCTATGGATAAGCCTCTTGTATGTTTTGCTTTCACGAAGAGTGGTAAAATTAAGGTCTCTTGCAGAGCTGATAGAAATTTGATTAAAAGAGGGATTAATCTTGGCTTAGCTTCAAAAATTGCAGCAGAAAGTGTTGGGGGTATTGGTGGGGGGCATGATGTAGCTTCTGGAGCTGAGATTCCATTAAATTCTGAAGAAGCGTTTTTAAAAGTTTTTGATGATGTTATTGGTAAACAAGTTTCAGGTGCATCCCATGAATAA
- a CDS encoding DNA-directed RNA polymerase, subunit E'', whose amino-acid sequence MPRKGLPFKACRNCHYLVNEDAVKCPICNSKDFSDEWNGMVIILDANSETAKLLNKKEPGRYAIEVH is encoded by the coding sequence TTGCCTAGAAAGGGGTTGCCATTTAAAGCTTGTAGAAATTGTCATTATCTCGTTAATGAAGATGCCGTTAAATGTCCCATTTGTAATTCTAAAGATTTTTCTGATGAATGGAATGGAATGGTAATAATTTTAGACGCTAATAGTGAAACTGCGAAGCTTTTGAATAAAAAAGAGCCTGGTCGTTATGCCATCGAAGTTCATTGA
- a CDS encoding 30S ribosomal protein S6e encodes MVKFNLVVSDPKKGIAKSFEVDEPSSLSLIGMKIGDIIDGSIINLPNVKLKITGGSDFAGFPMIPYLPGGKKYRVLMSHPPGFIPKEDGLRKRKTVRGNTITSDIVQINTVIVEGDLPADK; translated from the coding sequence ATGGTGAAGTTTAATTTAGTTGTAAGTGACCCAAAGAAGGGCATTGCAAAATCATTTGAAGTTGATGAACCGTCATCTCTCTCCCTAATTGGAATGAAGATCGGGGACATCATTGATGGATCCATAATCAATCTTCCCAATGTAAAATTGAAAATTACTGGTGGTAGCGATTTTGCAGGCTTCCCCATGATACCATACCTTCCTGGAGGCAAAAAATACAGGGTTTTAATGTCCCACCCACCAGGATTTATACCCAAAGAGGATGGACTTAGAAAGCGTAAAACAGTTAGAGGTAACACTATTACATCAGACATTGTTCAAATAAATACCGTGATAGTCGAAGGTGATTTACCTGCAGACAAGTGA
- a CDS encoding DNA-directed RNA polymerase: MYYVVKVKDVIRIPPQYFNEPLEKVALELLRNKYEGLVDAELGIIIAILNVEVSPIGRIIHGDGSSYHDVTFDALVFLPVIQEVVEGEVVEVTDFGIFIRLGPVDGLVHVSQVMDDYIVYDKRRGALQGKETNRIVKKGDIVRARIVTVSLSPKSVKIGLTMRQPFLGVLSWIEEDIKKLSEKREK; encoded by the coding sequence ATGTATTATGTTGTCAAGGTTAAGGATGTCATTAGAATTCCGCCCCAATATTTCAATGAACCTTTAGAGAAAGTTGCGTTAGAGCTATTACGTAATAAATATGAAGGATTAGTAGATGCGGAATTAGGGATCATAATTGCAATATTGAATGTTGAAGTCTCTCCCATTGGTCGAATAATTCATGGTGATGGATCTAGCTATCATGATGTAACCTTCGATGCTTTGGTATTTCTACCCGTTATTCAAGAAGTTGTTGAAGGTGAAGTTGTTGAGGTTACTGATTTCGGTATATTTATTAGGTTGGGACCTGTGGATGGCTTAGTGCACGTTTCACAAGTTATGGATGATTACATAGTCTATGATAAAAGGAGAGGTGCCTTGCAGGGTAAAGAAACCAATAGAATAGTGAAGAAGGGGGATATTGTTAGAGCAAGGATAGTTACCGTGAGCTTGTCTCCTAAGAGTGTGAAGATCGGTTTAACTATGAGGCAACCATTTCTTGGAGTTTTATCATGGATTGAAGAAGATATTAAAAAATTGAGTGAAAAGAGGGAGAAATAA
- a CDS encoding DUF359 domain-containing protein, whose product MPSKFIEQPISVNKLILDRTYEDKFKQPYGVLIEGSFEDVLQKLTNLINDFNPKLIITVGDYVTKSFITHKISVNIAIVDFHVERRSFQFDPTPYFKNIFKIVNPPGTILASSWLTIQYAISIEESSLILVDGEEDLLALPCILCAPLNSAVFFGIPKRGLMFVPVNLEAKNYALNLLKFFIPE is encoded by the coding sequence ATGCCATCGAAGTTCATTGAACAACCAATTTCAGTAAATAAGCTAATTTTGGATAGAACTTATGAGGACAAGTTTAAACAGCCTTACGGTGTACTTATTGAAGGGAGCTTTGAAGACGTATTACAAAAATTAACCAACCTTATAAATGATTTTAATCCCAAGTTAATAATTACAGTTGGGGATTATGTCACCAAATCATTCATAACTCACAAAATCTCCGTAAATATTGCAATAGTGGATTTTCACGTTGAGCGGAGGAGTTTTCAGTTCGACCCAACTCCATATTTTAAAAATATTTTTAAAATAGTTAATCCCCCTGGAACTATACTTGCAAGTTCTTGGCTAACAATTCAATATGCTATTTCAATCGAAGAGTCTTCACTTATACTTGTAGATGGAGAGGAAGATCTACTTGCGTTACCATGCATCCTTTGTGCACCATTAAACTCAGCAGTATTTTTTGGAATACCTAAGCGTGGTCTTATGTTCGTTCCAGTTAATCTTGAAGCTAAAAATTATGCACTTAATCTACTAAAATTCTTCATTCCAGAATGA